One region of Halalkalicoccus tibetensis genomic DNA includes:
- a CDS encoding TRAP transporter small permease yields MDIDQSLGLEKSSVFDRLVLYSGTLFFISTVVLASIQVFVRVIDFGIALRWTEALARFVLIVGTYFGAAVASRNREHIRIRFVLEKLEVKNHTAHLVLKIAIQLIIIVFVLVAVWATGAAAISNINTGLPGTTFVTSGMIYAGICIGFLCMGAYEISITRYDLEELVDNRSRTTKEVKDD; encoded by the coding sequence TGCTATATTCTGGAACATTATTTTTCATTTCGACAGTTGTCTTAGCATCAATACAAGTCTTTGTGCGAGTAATTGATTTCGGGATTGCGTTAAGATGGACTGAGGCGCTAGCTCGATTTGTCTTAATCGTTGGTACTTACTTCGGTGCTGCTGTTGCATCCCGGAATCGAGAACATATCCGTATACGGTTTGTCTTGGAAAAGTTAGAGGTAAAAAATCATACAGCACACTTAGTACTTAAGATAGCCATACAGCTAATCATTATCGTGTTTGTGTTAGTTGCAGTATGGGCAACAGGAGCTGCTGCAATAAGCAATATCAACACTGGTCTACCAGGGACTACATTTGTTACATCGGGCATGATTTACGCAGGAATTTGCATCGGATTCCTCTGCATGGGCGCATATGAAATCTCAATAACTAGGTATGATCTAGAAGAATTGGTCGATAATCGTTCAAGGACAACGAAAGAGGTAAAAGATGATTGA
- a CDS encoding TRAP transporter large permease, with the protein MIELVVVATLFLGVLLALYAVGVPVAVAMGITSIIVMVSPLGGGFNLGTISNQLLFGLNSFSLLAIPFYLLLGRLMNYIGVTERIFRFANALVGQFRGGIAHVNVVASVIFSGMSGAAVADAAGLGRVEYTAMRDHGYDKKFSLGVTGASTIIGPLVPPSIPLIMYGVLAEESIGDLFLGGIFPGLLLALILVIMIVILSKVRGYEPDATFDKREFWESFKGAFLAIMVPILIVGGILSGLFTATEAGAVAVIYTLCLGMLYGEMTLGGLAQELQESMVETFALTFIIGVAALYGLVAVQLQLPIMMADAITAISDNELIVILLLVALLLVVGTFMETIAAITILVPVIVPILDQVGIDPLYFGIVMVLTLMIGLLTPPFGIVLFVLEKVTDASLEEVIRGILLFYVPMFLVLLIVILFPEFVLYIPNL; encoded by the coding sequence ATGATTGAATTAGTAGTAGTAGCGACGCTCTTCCTTGGAGTGCTACTTGCACTATATGCAGTTGGTGTCCCCGTCGCAGTCGCAATGGGTATAACCAGTATTATTGTAATGGTTTCCCCTCTCGGGGGAGGATTTAATCTAGGAACTATTAGCAACCAATTGTTGTTTGGTCTCAATAGCTTCTCTTTGTTAGCTATTCCGTTTTACCTTCTCCTTGGCCGATTGATGAATTATATCGGTGTTACTGAACGTATTTTTCGATTTGCTAACGCCCTTGTAGGGCAATTTCGCGGAGGAATTGCTCACGTGAACGTTGTTGCGAGTGTGATTTTTTCAGGCATGTCTGGTGCTGCGGTAGCTGACGCAGCTGGTCTAGGCCGAGTTGAATATACCGCCATGAGGGACCATGGATACGACAAGAAATTCTCTCTGGGAGTTACTGGAGCATCCACAATTATAGGACCGCTGGTGCCGCCGAGTATTCCATTGATTATGTATGGTGTACTAGCTGAAGAGTCAATCGGGGATCTATTCTTGGGCGGTATATTCCCCGGTCTCTTGTTAGCACTCATTCTGGTCATTATGATTGTGATCCTCTCAAAAGTCAGAGGGTATGAGCCAGACGCAACTTTTGACAAACGAGAATTCTGGGAGAGCTTTAAAGGCGCATTTCTGGCAATTATGGTTCCGATACTGATTGTTGGCGGGATCCTCTCTGGCCTGTTCACCGCAACTGAAGCAGGAGCCGTCGCGGTAATATACACTCTATGTTTGGGTATGTTGTACGGTGAGATGACCTTAGGTGGATTAGCACAGGAATTGCAGGAAAGTATGGTAGAGACATTCGCACTTACGTTTATTATCGGTGTCGCAGCTCTTTATGGACTGGTCGCAGTCCAATTGCAGCTACCGATAATGATGGCTGATGCGATAACCGCGATCTCGGATAACGAGCTAATCGTGATTTTGCTATTGGTTGCTCTTTTACTCGTTGTTGGGACGTTTATGGAAACGATTGCCGCAATCACGATCCTGGTTCCAGTTATAGTTCCAATTCTTGATCAAGTTGGGATTGATCCTCTCTATTTCGGAATTGTAATGGTGCTTACCCTAATGATTGGGCTCCTCACGCCTCCCTTCGGAATCGTCCTGTTCGTGCTTGAGAAGGTAACTGACGCTTCATTAGAGGAAGTCATAAGAGGTATACTTTTATTCTATGTTCCAATGTTCTTGGTACTTCTTATCGTTATTCTATTTCCTGAGTTTGTTCTGTATATCCCTAACCTCTGA
- a CDS encoding UxaA family hydrolase has product MSAEFTGYRRPDGRIGVRNHIAVIPTSVTASAVANQIAAESDTQVRATPHQIGASQPRVARKHTERVLCGIGQNPNVAATLLVELGTEDSDANELADQISESGKPTSTLTIREVGSVAESIKKGTDKVSDFQEHAKKARQESADISEIIFGVECGGSDATSGIAANPAVGSASEQLVEAGGTACFSETPEFIGAEHILAERCVNDEVRAKLLEKVDKREKLADLMGVDMRGAQPSPGNQEGGLTTIEEKSLGAISKGGNAPVRGIVDYAERLPTGGGLVLMDTPGYDVESVVGKVAGGAQVIAFTTGRGSTTGNPIAPVIKVTGNPNTWSRMSNNIDVNASTVVQGESLSSVGTRLLEKIVAVSDGELTEAERRGMQEFAINELQPKELASLEEIA; this is encoded by the coding sequence ATGAGTGCAGAATTCACAGGCTATAGGCGTCCAGATGGTAGAATCGGGGTGCGTAATCATATAGCAGTTATACCAACTTCGGTGACAGCGAGTGCGGTTGCTAATCAAATTGCAGCAGAATCCGATACACAGGTGCGAGCCACTCCCCATCAGATTGGTGCCAGTCAACCTCGTGTAGCTCGCAAACACACAGAAAGGGTTCTCTGTGGTATTGGACAGAACCCCAATGTCGCAGCAACCCTACTAGTTGAACTGGGTACAGAGGATTCAGACGCAAATGAGTTAGCTGATCAAATTAGCGAGTCCGGCAAGCCAACGAGCACTCTGACTATTCGTGAGGTAGGTAGTGTTGCTGAAAGTATAAAAAAAGGAACTGATAAAGTAAGTGACTTCCAAGAGCATGCTAAAAAAGCCCGTCAAGAAAGCGCAGATATCTCAGAAATCATATTCGGTGTTGAATGTGGAGGAAGTGATGCAACTAGCGGTATTGCCGCTAATCCTGCTGTTGGTAGTGCTTCGGAACAACTTGTCGAAGCAGGAGGAACCGCTTGTTTTAGCGAAACGCCGGAATTCATCGGTGCAGAACATATATTAGCTGAGCGGTGTGTCAATGATGAAGTTCGTGCTAAGTTGCTAGAGAAGGTGGACAAGAGAGAAAAATTGGCTGACCTGATGGGCGTGGATATGCGAGGGGCTCAGCCTTCACCAGGTAACCAGGAAGGCGGACTAACAACCATCGAAGAAAAAAGTCTAGGCGCGATCTCGAAAGGAGGAAATGCACCTGTGCGTGGTATCGTTGATTACGCTGAACGTCTCCCTACTGGAGGTGGTCTTGTCCTCATGGATACGCCGGGTTATGATGTTGAAAGTGTAGTTGGAAAGGTAGCAGGAGGTGCACAAGTTATTGCATTCACTACTGGCCGGGGCAGCACTACTGGAAACCCGATAGCACCCGTCATCAAAGTAACTGGGAATCCGAACACCTGGTCGCGAATGAGCAACAACATCGATGTGAACGCAAGTACAGTAGTTCAAGGCGAGTCGCTCAGTTCTGTTGGGACACGTCTTCTTGAGAAGATTGTAGCAGTTTCAGATGGAGAACTTACTGAAGCAGAGCGGCGGGGTATGCAAGAGTTTGCAATCAATGAGTTGCAGCCAAAGGAACTTGCCTCTTTGGAGGAAATAGCATGA
- a CDS encoding UxaA family hydrolase, protein MKGKILDNKALVMHAEDTVATALEDLKPGQKINKDDTTIEISDSIPFGHKFALCPVSAGDPIQKYGEVIGTADKDIHSGAWVHTHNCRSTRGRGDLAANNAASGGKS, encoded by the coding sequence ATGAAAGGAAAGATACTAGATAATAAGGCTCTTGTCATGCATGCTGAAGATACTGTGGCAACCGCTCTCGAAGACTTGAAACCCGGACAGAAAATAAATAAGGATGACACTACTATCGAGATCAGCGACAGCATACCATTCGGTCATAAATTTGCTCTTTGCCCAGTGTCCGCTGGTGATCCTATCCAGAAGTATGGAGAAGTAATTGGTACCGCTGACAAAGATATCCATTCTGGAGCATGGGTACATACCCATAATTGCCGAAGCACTCGTGGTCGTGGCGATCTTGCCGCTAACAACGCGGCTTCTGGAGGTAAAAGCTAA